Proteins from a genomic interval of Streptomyces sp. NBC_01445:
- a CDS encoding OmpA family protein — MPLTRRLAALTTVALITFSGSLSGSAYADDPEPSGAPPGSTTTSPPPDVDANSPGLKLADGATLAPAKVLDIKSVVEDLSGDERREDTNQDVKFALQAEVLFQKDSSKLNPDAKSRIQAIADEIKAQHATNVRVFGFTDDLGSYAHGLTLSKKRAEAVHDELAAALGSQDQDVTFAVRGYSEDYPIADNNSEEGRKKNRRVEVTFPKGAATDSADSTGTEQ, encoded by the coding sequence ATGCCCCTCACCCGTCGCCTCGCCGCCCTCACCACCGTCGCCCTGATCACCTTCAGCGGAAGCCTCAGCGGCAGCGCCTACGCCGATGATCCGGAGCCGTCAGGCGCTCCGCCGGGGAGTACCACCACCTCCCCGCCCCCGGACGTCGACGCCAACAGCCCCGGGCTGAAGCTCGCCGACGGCGCCACGCTCGCGCCGGCCAAGGTGCTCGACATCAAGTCCGTCGTCGAGGACCTGTCCGGCGACGAGCGGCGCGAGGACACCAACCAGGACGTGAAGTTCGCGCTTCAGGCGGAGGTGCTGTTCCAGAAGGACAGTTCCAAGCTGAATCCGGACGCCAAGTCCCGGATCCAGGCCATCGCAGACGAGATCAAGGCGCAGCACGCCACGAACGTCCGCGTCTTCGGTTTCACGGACGACCTCGGGTCGTACGCGCACGGGCTGACGCTCTCGAAGAAGCGCGCGGAGGCCGTGCACGACGAGCTGGCGGCAGCCCTCGGTTCACAGGATCAGGACGTCACGTTCGCGGTGCGGGGCTACAGCGAGGACTACCCGATCGCCGACAACAACAGCGAAGAGGGCCGCAAGAAGAACCGCCGCGTGGAGGTGACGTTCCCGAAGGGGGCGGCCACGGACTCGGCCGACTCGACCGGCACGGAACAGTGA